In Geotalea uraniireducens, one genomic interval encodes:
- a CDS encoding ATP-dependent helicase, with protein sequence MDLLKNLNSPQREAVLHGAGPLLVLAGAGSGKTRVIVHRIAYLIRERGVPPWQILAVTFTNKAAGEMRDRVARLVGGSELPLISTFHSACARILRREIHHLGYESTFAIYDDKDAEKLLKEIVAGLGLDEKRFSASSFAAAIDDCKNRGIPPGEIPTGDFMGELLAKVYAAYQERLQKCNALDFGDLIMLVVRLFEEHPAVLDAYRDRWRWILVDEYQDTNPIQYRLVRLLAGDRQNLCVVGDDDQSIYRWRGADIRNILDFEKDFPAVRTVKLEQNYRSTQNILAAAGSVVARNRGRKAKTLWSENPPGDRIVYRRLADERDEARYVCREIERHVRRGGDLRDVAVFYRTNAQSRVVEDALVSDGIPYHMVGGMRFYERLEVKDILAYLKVLVNPADEVSLKRIINTPPRGIGHTTIDRVAELAARAGLGFYDALREAAGGSLLGNGPRGKVAGFLELLDRFAVLVDSATPAELAARIIQESGYAARLQEERSDEAADRLANLQELLTALEEFEKTSDEKSIAAFLEQVALVSDLERGEGQRESATLMTLHAAKGLEFPLVFMIGMEEKLFPHVRSLDDPEGMEEERRLCYVGMTRARERLFITNARRRRIYGQDQLNMPSRFIADIPRQLLDLEDEYQPAFGFGARPAPAEVPPSAAEPPRHNLAAILETEIEPDFDDLEVVPEEPEDGVWLGMRVRHGKFGVGVIRKIEGKGDEQKVIVWFNSVGPKKLLVRFAGLERA encoded by the coding sequence ATGGACCTTTTGAAAAATCTCAATTCTCCCCAGCGGGAGGCTGTACTCCACGGCGCAGGGCCGCTGCTCGTCCTGGCCGGCGCCGGGTCGGGCAAGACCCGGGTCATCGTCCACCGGATCGCTTACCTGATCCGCGAGCGGGGGGTCCCCCCCTGGCAGATCCTCGCCGTCACCTTCACCAACAAGGCGGCCGGCGAGATGCGCGACCGGGTGGCGCGGCTGGTCGGCGGGAGCGAGCTGCCGCTGATCTCGACCTTCCATTCCGCCTGTGCCCGGATTCTCCGCCGCGAGATCCACCACCTCGGCTACGAGAGCACGTTCGCCATCTATGACGACAAGGACGCCGAAAAGCTCCTCAAGGAGATCGTTGCCGGCCTCGGCCTCGACGAGAAGCGGTTCTCCGCCTCCTCATTCGCTGCCGCCATCGACGACTGCAAAAACCGCGGCATTCCACCCGGGGAGATCCCGACCGGCGACTTCATGGGCGAGCTGCTGGCCAAGGTCTACGCTGCCTACCAGGAGCGGCTGCAGAAATGCAACGCCCTTGATTTCGGCGACCTGATCATGCTGGTGGTGCGGCTCTTCGAGGAACATCCCGCCGTCCTCGATGCCTATCGGGACCGCTGGCGCTGGATTCTGGTCGACGAGTACCAGGACACCAACCCGATCCAGTACCGGCTGGTCCGGCTTTTGGCCGGCGACCGACAGAACCTCTGCGTGGTCGGCGACGACGACCAGTCGATCTACCGCTGGCGCGGTGCCGACATCCGCAATATCCTCGACTTCGAAAAGGATTTTCCCGCCGTCCGGACCGTCAAGCTGGAACAGAACTACCGCTCGACCCAGAATATCCTCGCCGCCGCCGGCAGCGTGGTGGCCAGGAACCGCGGCCGCAAGGCCAAGACCCTCTGGAGCGAGAACCCGCCCGGCGACCGGATCGTCTATCGGCGCCTCGCCGACGAACGGGACGAGGCCCGTTACGTCTGCCGGGAGATCGAACGGCATGTCCGGCGCGGCGGCGATCTGCGGGACGTGGCGGTTTTCTACCGGACCAACGCCCAGTCCCGGGTGGTGGAAGATGCCCTGGTCAGCGACGGCATCCCGTACCACATGGTGGGGGGGATGCGCTTTTACGAGCGGCTGGAGGTGAAGGATATTCTCGCCTACCTCAAGGTGCTGGTCAATCCGGCCGACGAGGTGTCGCTGAAACGGATCATCAACACCCCGCCGCGGGGGATCGGCCATACGACGATCGACCGGGTGGCGGAGCTGGCGGCCCGCGCCGGGCTCGGCTTCTACGACGCCCTGCGGGAAGCGGCCGGCGGCAGCCTCCTCGGCAACGGCCCGCGCGGCAAGGTCGCCGGCTTTCTGGAACTGCTCGACCGTTTTGCCGTCCTGGTCGATAGTGCCACCCCGGCGGAGCTGGCGGCGCGGATCATCCAGGAGAGCGGCTATGCTGCCCGGCTCCAGGAAGAACGGAGCGACGAGGCCGCCGACCGGCTCGCCAACCTCCAGGAACTGCTCACCGCCCTGGAAGAGTTCGAGAAAACCAGCGATGAGAAGAGTATTGCCGCCTTCCTCGAACAGGTGGCGCTCGTCTCCGACCTGGAGCGGGGCGAAGGGCAACGGGAGTCGGCGACGCTGATGACCCTCCATGCCGCCAAAGGACTGGAATTCCCGCTGGTCTTCATGATCGGCATGGAGGAAAAGCTCTTCCCCCACGTTCGCTCCCTCGACGACCCGGAAGGGATGGAGGAGGAGCGGCGGCTCTGCTACGTCGGCATGACCCGGGCCCGGGAACGGCTCTTCATCACCAATGCCCGCCGCCGGCGAATTTACGGCCAGGACCAGCTGAACATGCCGTCGCGGTTCATTGCCGACATCCCCCGCCAGCTCCTTGACCTGGAGGACGAATACCAGCCGGCTTTCGGCTTCGGCGCACGTCCGGCGCCGGCGGAAGTCCCCCCATCGGCTGCCGAGCCGCCCCGGCACAACCTGGCGGCGATCCTCGAAACGGAGATCGAACCCGACTTTGACGATCTCGAAGTGGTGCCCGAAGAGCCGGAGGACGGCGTCTGGCTCGGGATGCGCGTTCGCCACGGCAAGTTTGGCGTCGGGGTGATCCGCAAGATTGAAGGGAAGGGGGACGAGCAGAAGGTGATCGTCTGGTTCAACTCGGTGGGACCGAAAAAGCTGCTGGTCCGCTTTGCCGGGCTGGAGCGGGCGTAG